From Zingiber officinale cultivar Zhangliang chromosome 5B, Zo_v1.1, whole genome shotgun sequence, the proteins below share one genomic window:
- the LOC121986219 gene encoding mitogen-activated protein kinase 15-like isoform X1, which translates to MQQDQQEKRSLELKFFSEYGDANRYRVEKIIGKGSYGVVCSAIDTHTGEMVAIKKMHNIFEHNSDAVRTLREIKLLRLLKHPDIVEIKHIMLPPSRRDFKDVYIVFELMESDLHQVIKANDDLTKEHIQFFIYQLLRALKYIHTANVYHRDLKPKNILANANCKLKICDFGLARVAFDNSPTTVLWTDYVATRWYRAPELCGSFFSKYTTAIDIWSVGCIFAELLIGKPLFPGKNVAHQLDLITALLGTPSFNTISQVQNEKARKYLRSMRKKEPIPFTQKFLNADPLALKLLEKLLSFDPKNRPTVEEALADPYFKTLAKVEREPSRRPIPKKEFDFEQRRLTKEDIQELIFHEILEYHPQLLESYIKGSERTKFLYPSALDQFRRQFTYLEENGEKNGPATLLDRKHVSLPRSTMVHSAVPLMEKAATSYSIDKRSIDEAHKKNSDKMECSSGQVASASNLPDRFSNAWKSFQGCRSISYSQHSHRDTRKLESSCVDTTQTEQESVQHQPTQTCLVSEVAALPFHFSGDKVEPADRNTATKSLFYARSHFNWIITADSAASDHRKVGSCLFGLSSIY; encoded by the exons ATGCAGCAAGATCAACAGGAAAAG AGGTCTCTAGAACTAAAGTTTTTCAGTGAGTATGGAGATGCTAATAGGTATAGAGTTGAGAAAATTATCGGCAAAGGTAGCTATGGAGTCGTTTGTTCAGCAATTGATACACATACTGGTGAGATGGTGGCGATCAAGAAGATGCATAATATCTTTGAACACAACTCCGATGCTGTTCGAACACTCCGCGAGATCAAGCTTCTGCGTCTTTTGAAGCATCCGGATATAGTGGAGATAAAACACATCATGTTGCCTCCATCGAGACGAGATTTCAAAGATGTTTATATTGTCTTTGAACTTATGGAGTCAGATCTTCACCAAGTCATAAAGGCAAACGATGATTTAACAAAGGAACATATTCAGTTCTTCATTTATCAGTTGCTCCGAGCACTTAAATATATCCACACAG CTAATGTGTACCATCGCGATTTAAAGCCAAAGAACATACTGGCAAATGCAAACTGCAAGCTAAAGATTTGTGATTTTGGGCTAGCAAGAGTTGCATTCGACAATAGCCCCACAACAGTACTTTGGACG GATTACGTTGCAACCAGATGGTATAGGGCTCCTGAATTATGCGGATCATTTTTCTCTAAG TATACCACTGCTATCGACATTTGGAGTGTTGGTTGCATTTTTGCTGAGCTATTGATAGGCAAGCCTCTTTTCCCCGGTAAAAATGTTGCTCATCAACTAGATTTGATCACTGCCCTTCTCGGCACACCTTCCTTCAATACAATTTCCCAG GTTCAAAATGAGAAAGCAAGGAAGTATTTGAGAAGCATGAGGAAGAAAGAGCCTATACCATTCACACAGAAATTCCTGAATGCAGATCCTTTGGCGTTGAAACTTTTGGAGAAGCTTTTATCATTTGACCCTAAGAACAGACCAACGGTTGAAGAG GCACTAGCTGATCCATATTTCAAAACTCTTGCCAAAGTAGAGAGGGAACCATCTCGCCGACCAATCCCAAAAAAGGAGTTTGATTTTGAACAACGAAGGTTGACTAAAGAAGACATACAAGAACTAATCTTCCATGAGATATTGGAATATCATCCTCAGTTGCTTGAAAGTTACATCAAAGGATCTGAAAGGACTAAATTCCTGTATCCCAG TGCTTTGGATCAGTTTAGAAGACAATTCACTTACCTCGAAGAGAATGGTGAAAAAAATGGACCTGCAACTTTGTTAGATAGGAAGCATGTCTCTCTCCCTAG GTCAACAATGGTCCACTCTGCTGTCCCTCTAATGGAAAAAGCAGCTACCTCCTATTCAATAGATAAACGAAGCATAGATGAGGCACATAAGAAAAACTCTGATAAGATGGAATGCTCATCTGGACAAGTAGCAAGTGCTTCAAACTTGCCCGATAGATTCTCAAATG CCTGGAAGAGTTTTCAAGGATGCCGTTCCATTAGCTACTCACAACATTCTCACCGCGACACTAGGAAGTTGGAGAGCTCATGCGTAGACACAACACAGACCGAACAAGAATCCGTACAGCATCAACCGACACAAACATGTCTAGTTAGTGAAGTGGCTGCTCTCCCTTTTCACTTCTCGGGGGATAAGGTTGAACCGGCAGACAGAAACACTGCAACCAAAAGCTTGTTTTATGCGAGATCCCACTTTAACTGGATCATCACAGCGGATTCGGCTGCCAGTGATCATAGAAAAGTCGGCAGTTGTCTGTTTGGACTTTCGAGTATATATTGA
- the LOC121986219 gene encoding mitogen-activated protein kinase 10-like isoform X2, giving the protein MQQDQQEKRSLELKFFSEYGDANRYRVEKIIGKGSYGVVCSAIDTHTGEMVAIKKMHNIFEHNSDAVRTLREIKLLRLLKHPDIVEIKHIMLPPSRRDFKDVYIVFELMESDLHQVIKANDDLTKEHIQFFIYQLLRALKYIHTANVYHRDLKPKNILANANCKLKICDFGLARVAFDNSPTTVLWTDYVATRWYRAPELCGSFFSKYTTAIDIWSVGCIFAELLIGKPLFPGKNVAHQLDLITALLGTPSFNTISQVQNEKARKYLRSMRKKEPIPFTQKFLNADPLALKLLEKLLSFDPKNRPTVEEALADPYFKTLAKVEREPSRRPIPKKEFDFEQRRLTKEDIQELIFHEILEYHPQLLESYIKGSERTKFLYPSALDQFRRQFTYLEENGEKNGPATLLDRKHVSLPRSTMVHSAVPLMEKAATSYSIDKRSIDEAHKKNSDKMECSSGQVASASNLPDRFSNVQPGRVFKDAVPLATHNILTATLGSWRAHA; this is encoded by the exons ATGCAGCAAGATCAACAGGAAAAG AGGTCTCTAGAACTAAAGTTTTTCAGTGAGTATGGAGATGCTAATAGGTATAGAGTTGAGAAAATTATCGGCAAAGGTAGCTATGGAGTCGTTTGTTCAGCAATTGATACACATACTGGTGAGATGGTGGCGATCAAGAAGATGCATAATATCTTTGAACACAACTCCGATGCTGTTCGAACACTCCGCGAGATCAAGCTTCTGCGTCTTTTGAAGCATCCGGATATAGTGGAGATAAAACACATCATGTTGCCTCCATCGAGACGAGATTTCAAAGATGTTTATATTGTCTTTGAACTTATGGAGTCAGATCTTCACCAAGTCATAAAGGCAAACGATGATTTAACAAAGGAACATATTCAGTTCTTCATTTATCAGTTGCTCCGAGCACTTAAATATATCCACACAG CTAATGTGTACCATCGCGATTTAAAGCCAAAGAACATACTGGCAAATGCAAACTGCAAGCTAAAGATTTGTGATTTTGGGCTAGCAAGAGTTGCATTCGACAATAGCCCCACAACAGTACTTTGGACG GATTACGTTGCAACCAGATGGTATAGGGCTCCTGAATTATGCGGATCATTTTTCTCTAAG TATACCACTGCTATCGACATTTGGAGTGTTGGTTGCATTTTTGCTGAGCTATTGATAGGCAAGCCTCTTTTCCCCGGTAAAAATGTTGCTCATCAACTAGATTTGATCACTGCCCTTCTCGGCACACCTTCCTTCAATACAATTTCCCAG GTTCAAAATGAGAAAGCAAGGAAGTATTTGAGAAGCATGAGGAAGAAAGAGCCTATACCATTCACACAGAAATTCCTGAATGCAGATCCTTTGGCGTTGAAACTTTTGGAGAAGCTTTTATCATTTGACCCTAAGAACAGACCAACGGTTGAAGAG GCACTAGCTGATCCATATTTCAAAACTCTTGCCAAAGTAGAGAGGGAACCATCTCGCCGACCAATCCCAAAAAAGGAGTTTGATTTTGAACAACGAAGGTTGACTAAAGAAGACATACAAGAACTAATCTTCCATGAGATATTGGAATATCATCCTCAGTTGCTTGAAAGTTACATCAAAGGATCTGAAAGGACTAAATTCCTGTATCCCAG TGCTTTGGATCAGTTTAGAAGACAATTCACTTACCTCGAAGAGAATGGTGAAAAAAATGGACCTGCAACTTTGTTAGATAGGAAGCATGTCTCTCTCCCTAG GTCAACAATGGTCCACTCTGCTGTCCCTCTAATGGAAAAAGCAGCTACCTCCTATTCAATAGATAAACGAAGCATAGATGAGGCACATAAGAAAAACTCTGATAAGATGGAATGCTCATCTGGACAAGTAGCAAGTGCTTCAAACTTGCCCGATAGATTCTCAAATG TTCAGCCTGGAAGAGTTTTCAAGGATGCCGTTCCATTAGCTACTCACAACATTCTCACCGCGACACTAGGAAGTTGGAGAGCTCATGCGTAG